In Anser cygnoides isolate HZ-2024a breed goose chromosome 31, Taihu_goose_T2T_genome, whole genome shotgun sequence, the following are encoded in one genomic region:
- the LOC136787791 gene encoding LOW QUALITY PROTEIN: GRB10-interacting GYF protein 1-like (The sequence of the model RefSeq protein was modified relative to this genomic sequence to represent the inferred CDS: inserted 4 bases in 3 codons), protein MAAETLNFGPEWLRALSGGPRWHRPQSPALPRYRLAENRYGREEMLALYVPGDKVPEEIQDREFAAIAQDEPLPPLALLPLTEEEQRNFSLSVNSVAVLRLMGRAGGXPAPGGPRGRGGARSRGRGRAEGGGFFPRGPEEPEGFGRGREVARSQSWDDRAERRFEKPPRRDGGRAPFEEAAGGRGRSXPRSDSTNWRSLREEPAADDEGGPGRGGRGGQLAPGPPGPTATPRPRGRALEGEQPRRLNSYRGFFVPVSIATSPWIARRPRPHRDAPVTMSLSRRPRRDIPVPIPMSPPRRPRRDIPVPVTTSPSQHPHANPDVPVPTPTSPSRYPRPRHDVPVPAEPPAGGAGEAEARGDEERRRARDGPEDERDRDRDRDRDRDRDRDRDRDGLPEWCLDDEEDAMGTFDASGAFLPSKKSPRDPPRRTPTPQRRHPARRQHRTPPRRPPGKSPPPRPPPPHNPPPNPPSPPPFPAAPPRTPRGAAASPRAPPAAADQDAPPQVRPHPKIPPPCAPRPQFLTPQAPGRCPPGDAEDEEGMKHLQQEAEKLVASLQEASLEEERFGGRGGPPRLAAAALPSPTRPPRKWFYKDPQGDIQGPFSTQEMGEWFQAGYFPMALLVKRGCDEGFQPLGDVIKMWGRVPFAPRALPAPLLGNLDQERLKKQQELAAAALYHQLQHQQFLQLLGRPGEGNLLRSLALPEVSLWDGANPPGAEPGLWELPLSXPPQSPILEQLQLQHTLQELRARRDEDDQRKRREEKRRQEEELRRKQCRQQEALLKLLQQSGGALPPPGRSPPLGPSPNPPGRDPLPPPAPPEEEERAALLQLLLALGAPPRRRPGWGPARCPPLGPGPKPPAEGKAKRRPLLLHSDPSILGYSLHPGGEVETVEDY, encoded by the exons ATGGCGGCCGAGACGCTCAACTTCGGCCCCGAGTG gcttcGAGCGCTCTCGGGGGGGCCACGGTGGCATCGCCCCCAgtccccggcgctgccccgctACCGGCTGGCTGAGAACCGCTACGGGCGCGAGGAGATGCTGGCGCTCTACGTCCCCGGGGACAAG gtcCCCGAGGAGATCCAGGACCGGGAATTCGCCGCCATCGCCCAGGACGAGCCGCTGCCGCCGCTGGCGCTGCTGCCGCTGACCGAGGAGGAGCAG AGGAACTTCTCGCTCTCGGTGAACAGCGTGGCCGTGCTGCGCCTGATGGGCAGAGCCGGGG CGCCCGCCCCTGGgggcccccggggccgcggtgGCGCCCGCAGCCGAG gccggggccgtgccgagGGGGGGGGCTTCTTCCCCCGGGGGCCGGAGGAGCCCGAGGGCTTCGGCCGCGGCCGGGAGGTGGCGCGGAGCCAGAGCTGGGACGacag agcagagcggCGCTTCGAGAAGCCCCCGCGGCGCGACGGAG gcCGGGCGCCCTTCGAAGAGGCCGCGGGGGGGCGCGGAAGGAG CCCCCGCTCGGACAGCACCAACTGGCGCTCGCTGCGGGAGGAGCCGGCGGCCGACGACgagggggggccgggccggggggggcggggggggcagctggCGCCtgggccccccggccccaccgcgACCCCCCGGCCGCGAGGGAGAGCGCTGgagggggagcagccccg ACGTCTCAATTCCTATCGGGGTTTTTTTGTCCCCGTCTCTATCGCGACATCCCCGTGGATAGCGcgacgtccccgtccccatcgcGACGCCCCTGTAACGATGTCCCTGTCGCGACGTCCCCGTCGCGATATCCCCGTCCCAATCCCGATGTCCCCACCCCGACGTCCCCGTCGCGATATCCCCGTCCCCGTCACGACGTCCCCATCCCAACATCCCCATGCCAATCccgatgtccccgtccccaccccgACGTCCCCGTCGCGATATCCCCGTCCCCGTCAcgacgtccccgtccccgcagaGCCCCCCGCTGGCGGCGCCGGGGAGGCGGAGGCGCGCGGGGACGAGGAGCGGCGCCGGGCGCGGGACGGCCCCGAGGACGAGCGGGATCGCGACCGGGATCGCGACCGGGATCGGGATCGCGACCGGGACCGGGATCGCGACGGGCTCCCCGAGTGGTGCCTGGACGACGAGGAGGACGCCATGGGGACGTTCGACGCCTCCGGGGCCTTCCTGCCCAGCAAG aAGAGCCCCCGCGACCCCCCCCGGAGGACCCCGACCCCGCAGCGGCGTCACCCTGCGAGGAGGCAGCACCGGACCCCCCCGAGGCGCCCCCCGGGtaaatcccccccccctcgcccccccccaccccataatcccccccccaaccccccctcacccccccccttccccgcagcccccccgaggaccccccgcggagccgccgccagcccccgagcccccccggccgccgccgacCAGGACGCCCCCCCACAGGTACGCCCCCATCCCAAAATAccccccccatgtgccccccgcccccaattTTTAACCCCCCAGGCAcccgggcgctgcccccccggcgacgctgaggatgaggaggggatgaagcacctgcagcag gaggcggAGAAGCTGGTGGCCTCGCTGCAGGAGGCGTCGCTGGAGGAGGAGCGGtttggggggcgcgggggccccccccggctggcggcggcggcgctgccctCGCCCACGAGGCCGCCCCGCAAGTGGTTCTACAAAGACCCCCAGGGGGACATCCAAG gccccttcTCCACGCAGGAGATGGGCGAGTGGTTCCAGGCCGGGTACTTCCCCATGGCGCTGCTGGTGAAGCGCGGCTGCGACGAGGGCTTCCAGCCCCTGGGGGACGTCATCAAGATGTGGGGGCGCGTCCCCTTCGCCCCCCgggccctccccgcccccctgCTG GGCAACCTGGACCaggagcgcctgaagaagcagcaggagctggcggcggccgccctctaccaccagctccagcaccagcagttcctgcagctcctcggcag GCCGGGGGAAGGGAACCTGCTGCGCTCGCTGGCGCTGCCCGAGGTGTCGCTGTGGGACGGCGCCAACCCCCCCG gCGCCGAGCCAGGCCTGTGGGAgctccccctca cccccccccagagccccatcctggagcagctgcagctgcagcacaca ctgcaggagctgcgggCCCGCCGGGACGAGGACGACCAGCGCAAGCGGAGGGAGGAGAAGCGGCGCCAGGAGGAGGAGCTGCGGCGGAAACAG tgccGGCAGCAGGAGGCGCTGCTGAAGCTCCTGCAGCAAAgcgggggggccctgcccccccccggccggagccccccccttgggccctccccaaacccccctggACG ggacCCCCTTCCGCCGCCGGCGccccccgaggaggaggagagggcggcgctgctgcagctgctgctggccctgggggcccccccccgacg